Proteins from a genomic interval of Schaalia odontolytica:
- a CDS encoding helix-turn-helix domain-containing protein, which produces MNSIGDVLHVLRISTGRTQAEVAERLGITQAAFSRYENDLREPDPDTLVRIADAFGVTPEFLAHNFRAVGAVAAHAHMRRQRTARPGDWRRVEARLNILRMHAAYIASRIPLDAENHVPSISSESTTPVRAAQEVRNAWRLPIGPVRSLVRWLESAGVLIIEEDLHSPRIDGMSQWAGDAAVIIINSALPTDRKRMTLAHELGHLVLHNQADSDTDVEREANEFAAEFLMPEAVISSQLTRLTLGRLSDLKAEWGVSMQALFERAHGLKKATGEDRARFYRQLNSKGWKVHEPGSDTLPPEEPVLAASIGRQLADAGLTHHEIHLLIGAADDAETPFEPTRLRLIS; this is translated from the coding sequence ATGAACAGTATCGGCGACGTGTTGCACGTCCTGCGGATCTCGACGGGTCGTACTCAGGCCGAAGTTGCCGAGCGCTTGGGCATCACTCAGGCGGCTTTCTCCCGGTACGAGAACGACCTTCGGGAACCGGACCCTGATACGCTCGTGCGGATTGCCGACGCTTTCGGGGTCACCCCGGAGTTTTTGGCGCACAACTTCCGCGCCGTTGGAGCGGTGGCGGCCCACGCCCACATGCGCAGGCAGCGCACCGCCAGGCCCGGCGACTGGCGCCGCGTCGAGGCGAGGCTGAACATTCTGCGGATGCACGCCGCGTACATCGCGTCGCGCATCCCCCTGGACGCCGAGAACCACGTACCCAGCATCTCCTCGGAGTCCACGACCCCCGTACGCGCCGCGCAGGAGGTACGCAACGCGTGGAGGCTGCCGATCGGCCCGGTTCGGTCGCTCGTGCGTTGGCTGGAATCCGCCGGTGTCCTAATCATCGAGGAGGACCTCCACTCCCCGCGGATCGACGGGATGTCCCAGTGGGCGGGCGATGCGGCCGTGATCATAATCAACAGCGCACTCCCCACCGACCGCAAACGAATGACGCTCGCCCACGAGCTGGGGCACCTCGTGCTCCACAACCAGGCCGACAGCGACACTGATGTGGAGAGGGAGGCGAACGAGTTCGCCGCGGAGTTCCTCATGCCCGAAGCCGTGATCTCATCGCAGTTGACAAGACTGACCCTTGGGAGGCTCTCCGATTTGAAAGCGGAGTGGGGCGTCAGCATGCAAGCGCTCTTCGAGCGCGCCCACGGGCTGAAGAAGGCCACCGGGGAGGACCGCGCCCGCTTCTACCGGCAACTCAACTCGAAGGGCTGGAAAGTCCACGAACCAGGAAGCGACACGCTCCCGCCCGAGGAACCGGTGCTCGCGGCGTCCATCGGCCGCCAACTCGCGGACGCGGGCCTCACACACCACGAGATCCACCTACTGATAGGCGCCGCGGACGACGCGGAAACCCCCTTCGAGCCGACAAGACTACGGCTCATCTCCTGA
- a CDS encoding DNA-directed RNA polymerase subunit beta' yields the protein MLDAKTFDSLKITLATGDNIAEWSHGEVKKPETINYRTLKPERDGLFGEQIFGPTRDWECACGKYKRVRYKGIICEKCGVEVTRSRVRRERMGHIDLAAPVTHIWYFKGVPSRLGYVLNLAPKDLEKVIYFAAYMITEVDEKGRHEDLAELRAELEVQKKQMENNRDATINDFAEQLESDMAALEKDGASQAERERARKQGEREMAKIRRRFDGDIDGLEAVWERFKDLKVGDLEGDERLYRAMVARYGTYFKGDMGAAAIQKRLETFDLEGEVAALRQTIASDSGPRKARAIKRLKVINAFVATGNSPASMVLTKIPVIPPDLRPMVQLDGGRFATSDLNDLYRRVINRNTRLKRLLELGAPEIIVNNEKRMLQESVDALFDNGRRGRPVAGPGNRPLKSISDMLKGKQGRFRQNLLGKRVDYSGRSVIVVGPQLQLHQCGLPKQMALELFKPFVMKRLVEKNYAQNVKAAKRKVERQRPEVWDVLDDVIREHPVLLNRAPTLHRLGIQAFEPQLIEGKAIQLHPLACGAFNADFDGDQMAVHLPLGAEAQAEARILMLSTNNILKPSDGRPVAMPSQDMIIGLFHLTSNPDPSVPVEKDKDGNPVVPYFSSQAEAQMAFDAGNLDLNATARIRFADGTVPPEGWEAPEGWEPGDELILETSLGRAIFNEQLPTDYPFVNEVVGKKQLGSIVNTLTQRYPNVLVADCLDALKSAGFHWSTWSGITIAFSDIQASPRKREILARYEAKAAEIVEQFETGIILEETRYEELVKLWLQCTEEVADDMRANFSERNTVYRMVNSGARGNWSQVQQIAGMRGLVSDPKQKLIEQPIKANYREGLTVLEYFIATHGARKGLVDTALRTAESGYLTRRLVDVSQDVIVREADCGTRAGLKIDIAHKNDLGQWEASETIETTAYARNLARDAVNEAGEVVLPAGTDLGDDQLAQLVEAGVEQIVCRSVLTCESQVGTCAACYGRSLATGKQVDIGEAVGIIAAQSIGEPGTQLTMRTFHTGGAASAADITQGLPRVQELFEARSPKVEAKMNEAAGRVHINDEDPSARKVIITRDDGKEDLVIEVSRRQKMLVSEGQHIQAGTPLTEGQLDPKEILRIMGRNVSQKMLVDEVQKVYRDQGVGIHAKHIEVIVRQMLRRVTILEPGDTTFMPGELVDRMAYLTQNRRVAAEGGQPASGRQMLMGITKASLATDSWLSAASFQETTKVLTEAAMNGKSDSLVGLKENVILGKLIPAGTGLSRYNDVIVEPTAEAMANSNYSEADFSDGSVSEDFLDALGAIDFGMNFRE from the coding sequence TTGCTGGACGCCAAAACGTTCGACAGCCTGAAGATCACCCTGGCCACCGGCGACAACATCGCCGAATGGAGCCACGGTGAAGTCAAGAAGCCGGAGACCATCAACTACCGCACGCTCAAGCCCGAGCGCGACGGCCTGTTCGGTGAGCAGATCTTCGGTCCCACGCGCGACTGGGAATGCGCGTGTGGCAAGTACAAGCGTGTGCGCTACAAGGGCATCATCTGCGAGAAGTGCGGAGTCGAGGTCACTCGCTCCCGCGTCCGCCGTGAGCGCATGGGGCACATTGACCTCGCCGCGCCCGTCACGCACATCTGGTACTTCAAGGGAGTTCCCTCCCGCCTGGGCTACGTGCTCAACCTCGCGCCCAAGGACCTCGAGAAGGTCATCTACTTCGCGGCCTACATGATCACCGAGGTCGACGAGAAGGGCCGCCACGAGGATCTGGCCGAACTGCGCGCCGAGCTCGAGGTGCAGAAGAAGCAGATGGAGAACAACCGCGACGCCACCATCAACGACTTCGCGGAACAGCTCGAATCCGACATGGCCGCCCTCGAGAAGGACGGCGCCTCCCAGGCCGAGCGCGAGCGCGCCCGCAAGCAGGGCGAGCGCGAGATGGCCAAGATCCGCCGACGTTTCGACGGCGACATCGATGGCCTGGAGGCCGTGTGGGAGCGCTTCAAGGACCTCAAGGTCGGCGACCTCGAAGGCGACGAGCGCCTCTACCGCGCCATGGTCGCCCGCTACGGCACCTACTTCAAGGGCGACATGGGGGCGGCAGCCATCCAGAAGCGCCTCGAGACCTTCGACCTGGAGGGTGAGGTCGCCGCGCTGCGCCAGACCATCGCCTCGGACTCCGGTCCGCGCAAGGCCCGCGCCATCAAGCGCCTGAAGGTCATCAACGCCTTCGTCGCCACCGGAAACTCCCCGGCCTCCATGGTTCTCACCAAGATTCCCGTGATTCCGCCGGACCTGCGCCCCATGGTTCAGCTCGACGGTGGTCGCTTCGCGACCTCCGACCTCAACGACCTGTACCGTCGCGTCATCAACCGCAACACCCGACTCAAGCGTCTGCTTGAGCTGGGCGCCCCCGAGATCATCGTCAACAACGAGAAGCGCATGCTTCAGGAATCCGTTGACGCCCTCTTCGACAACGGCCGACGTGGACGCCCCGTCGCCGGACCGGGCAACCGCCCGCTCAAGTCGATCTCGGACATGCTCAAGGGCAAGCAGGGTCGTTTCCGCCAGAACCTGCTCGGTAAGCGCGTTGACTACTCCGGCCGAAGCGTCATCGTCGTCGGCCCGCAGCTGCAGCTGCACCAGTGTGGTCTGCCCAAGCAGATGGCTCTGGAGCTCTTCAAGCCCTTCGTCATGAAGCGCCTGGTGGAGAAGAACTACGCGCAGAACGTCAAGGCCGCCAAGCGCAAGGTCGAGCGCCAGCGCCCCGAGGTGTGGGACGTCCTCGACGACGTCATCCGCGAGCACCCGGTGCTGCTCAACCGCGCGCCCACGCTGCACCGCCTCGGCATCCAGGCGTTCGAACCCCAGCTCATCGAGGGTAAGGCCATCCAGCTGCACCCCCTCGCCTGCGGCGCGTTCAACGCCGACTTCGATGGCGACCAGATGGCCGTTCACCTGCCGCTGGGAGCCGAGGCGCAGGCGGAGGCCCGCATCCTCATGCTGTCGACGAACAACATCTTGAAGCCCTCCGATGGACGCCCCGTGGCCATGCCCTCGCAGGACATGATCATCGGTCTGTTCCACCTGACCTCGAACCCCGACCCGTCGGTCCCGGTCGAGAAGGATAAGGACGGCAACCCCGTGGTTCCGTACTTCTCCAGCCAGGCGGAAGCTCAGATGGCCTTCGACGCCGGCAACCTGGACCTGAACGCGACCGCGCGGATCCGTTTCGCCGATGGCACCGTCCCGCCCGAGGGCTGGGAAGCCCCCGAGGGCTGGGAGCCCGGCGACGAGCTGATCCTCGAGACCAGCCTCGGCCGCGCGATCTTCAACGAGCAGCTGCCCACCGACTACCCGTTCGTCAACGAGGTCGTCGGCAAGAAGCAGCTCGGGAGCATCGTCAACACCCTGACGCAGCGCTACCCGAACGTCCTGGTCGCCGATTGCCTGGACGCCCTGAAGTCCGCCGGTTTCCACTGGTCGACCTGGTCGGGCATCACGATCGCGTTCTCCGACATTCAGGCCTCGCCGCGCAAGCGCGAGATCCTGGCCCGCTACGAGGCCAAGGCGGCCGAGATCGTCGAGCAGTTCGAGACGGGCATCATCCTCGAAGAGACCCGCTACGAGGAGCTCGTGAAGCTGTGGCTGCAGTGCACCGAGGAGGTCGCCGATGACATGCGCGCGAACTTCTCCGAGCGCAACACCGTGTACCGCATGGTGAACTCGGGCGCCCGAGGCAACTGGTCTCAGGTGCAGCAGATCGCCGGCATGCGCGGCCTCGTGTCCGACCCGAAGCAGAAGCTCATCGAGCAGCCGATCAAGGCGAACTACCGCGAGGGCCTCACCGTCCTCGAGTACTTCATCGCCACCCACGGCGCCCGTAAGGGTCTCGTGGATACGGCTCTGCGTACCGCCGAATCCGGGTACCTGACGCGGCGCCTCGTCGACGTCTCGCAGGACGTCATCGTTCGCGAGGCCGACTGCGGGACTCGCGCCGGCCTCAAGATCGACATTGCCCACAAGAACGACCTGGGACAGTGGGAGGCGTCCGAGACCATCGAGACGACCGCCTACGCCCGGAACCTCGCGCGCGACGCGGTGAACGAGGCCGGCGAGGTCGTCCTGCCCGCGGGCACGGACCTGGGTGACGACCAGCTCGCTCAGCTCGTCGAGGCGGGTGTCGAGCAGATCGTGTGCCGCTCGGTCCTCACCTGCGAGTCGCAGGTCGGCACCTGCGCGGCCTGCTACGGTCGCTCACTGGCCACCGGCAAGCAGGTCGACATCGGCGAGGCCGTCGGCATCATCGCCGCCCAGTCGATCGGCGAGCCCGGCACGCAGCTGACGATGCGTACGTTCCACACCGGTGGCGCTGCCTCCGCGGCGGACATCACGCAGGGTCTGCCTCGAGTCCAGGAACTCTTCGAGGCACGCAGCCCGAAGGTTGAAGCGAAGATGAACGAGGCCGCCGGCCGCGTCCACATCAACGACGAGGACCCGAGCGCCCGCAAGGTCATCATCACCCGTGATGACGGCAAGGAGGACCTGGTCATCGAGGTCTCGCGTCGCCAGAAGATGCTCGTGTCCGAGGGCCAGCACATCCAGGCCGGCACCCCACTGACCGAGGGCCAGCTGGACCCGAAGGAGATCCTGCGCATCATGGGGCGCAACGTGTCCCAGAAGATGCTCGTGGACGAGGTGCAGAAGGTCTACCGCGACCAGGGCGTGGGCATCCACGCCAAGCACATCGAGGTCATCGTGCGTCAGATGCTGCGTCGCGTCACCATCCTGGAACCCGGCGACACGACGTTCATGCCCGGCGAGCTCGTCGACCGCATGGCCTACCTGACGCAGAACCGCCGCGTCGCGGCCGAGGGCGGGCAGCCTGCCTCCGGTCGTCAGATGCTCATGGGCATCACGAAGGCCTCGCTCGCCACGGATTCCTGGCTCAGTGCCGCCTCCTTCCAGGAGACCACGAAGGTCCTGACGGAAGCCGCGATGAACGGCAAGTCGGACTCCCTGGTTGGCCTGAAGGAGAACGTCATCCTCGGTAAGCTCATCCCGGCCGGCACCGGCCTGTCGCGCTACAACGACGTGATCGTTGAGCCGACGGCCGAGGCGATGGCCAACTCGAACTACTCCGAGGCCGACTTCAGTGACGGCTCCGTGTCCGAGGACTTCCTCGACGCGCTGGGCGCCATCGACTTCGGCATGAACTTCCGCGAGTAG
- a CDS encoding DUF2786 domain-containing protein, producing the protein MNDDKKIQQRIRALLALAQDEGASASEREVAMKRASVLMARHAITSLDVEAAEREHIEVRELVLRGGRSTASRATHTAIERVADAAGLCAYYMDRRDRRGDPHVLVRVAGFGSDLDWFMPLASALASYTAAGWASWRRTNSARYKRSKAPHRRQLRDGFILGFGFAVADAVRETRTTALTEASDDGAPTRALVVRSREARLAEWAEHLGLAYGAPITSNNDTRRAGYSAGRASGLGTRTTNVAGTGPQRITSH; encoded by the coding sequence ATGAACGACGATAAGAAGATACAGCAGCGGATCCGCGCGCTCCTGGCGCTCGCGCAGGACGAGGGGGCCTCGGCCTCGGAGCGCGAGGTCGCGATGAAGCGCGCCAGCGTCCTCATGGCGCGCCACGCCATCACGTCCCTGGACGTGGAGGCAGCGGAGCGCGAGCACATCGAGGTGCGCGAGCTCGTCCTGCGCGGCGGGCGCTCCACCGCGTCCCGCGCGACCCACACCGCGATCGAGAGGGTGGCCGACGCGGCGGGGCTGTGCGCGTACTACATGGACCGGCGCGACCGCCGGGGCGACCCCCACGTCCTGGTGCGCGTGGCCGGGTTCGGCTCGGACCTGGACTGGTTCATGCCCCTGGCCTCCGCGCTCGCCTCCTACACGGCGGCCGGATGGGCCTCGTGGAGGCGCACGAACAGCGCGCGCTACAAGCGCAGCAAAGCCCCGCACCGGCGGCAGCTTCGCGACGGGTTCATCCTCGGATTCGGATTCGCCGTCGCCGACGCGGTGCGCGAAACCCGGACGACGGCCCTCACCGAGGCCTCCGACGACGGCGCCCCGACGCGGGCCCTCGTCGTACGCTCGCGCGAAGCGCGCCTCGCCGAATGGGCCGAACACCTGGGCCTCGCGTACGGCGCCCCGATCACATCCAACAACGACACCCGCCGCGCGGGCTACAGCGCCGGGCGCGCCTCGGGCCTGGGCACCCGCACAACCAATGTAGCCGGAACCGGCCCCCAGAGAATCACCTCCCACTGA
- a CDS encoding tyrosine-type recombinase/integrase yields the protein MEIAQVEAGDVYEDTDGWSLFVRGKGGRTRTVPITADLARAIITRCAATGQYAFPGRCGGHMAANSVSQIGRRILPDTWTLHKLRHRYATKAYSAEHDLLTVRELLGHASLQTTVRYVAPSPRARDAILAATRIQPPTTSGGAATQ from the coding sequence GTGGAGATCGCTCAAGTTGAGGCCGGCGATGTCTACGAGGATACCGACGGTTGGAGCCTTTTCGTGCGAGGAAAGGGCGGGCGCACGAGAACTGTGCCGATCACGGCCGACCTGGCACGGGCAATCATCACGCGCTGCGCAGCAACTGGACAGTACGCGTTTCCTGGGCGTTGTGGCGGACATATGGCCGCCAATTCCGTCTCGCAGATCGGACGCCGGATTTTGCCTGACACCTGGACACTGCACAAGTTGCGTCATCGCTACGCAACGAAGGCGTACTCGGCCGAGCATGACCTGCTCACTGTGCGCGAACTCCTGGGCCATGCATCGCTCCAGACGACCGTCCGCTACGTCGCACCATCCCCCCGAGCTCGCGACGCGATTCTCGCTGCTACCCGCATCCAGCCGCCCACCACCAGCGGTGGCGCTGCAACCCAGTGA
- the rpoB gene encoding DNA-directed RNA polymerase subunit beta, with product MAANSTAKQPRHRISFAKLHEPLQAPNLLGLQVESFDWLLGNDAWKARVEAAQASGRGDVPDVSGLEEIFHEISPIEDVAGTMSLSFHDHRLESPKYSMEEAKAKDYTYSAPMYVTAEFMNYETGEIKSQTVFMGDFPLMTPRGTFIINGTERVVVSQLVRSPGVYFEKLSDRTTDKETFGAKVIPSRGAWLEFEIDKRDAVGVRIDRKRKQSVTHFLKAIGMTESEIRDTFAAYPVLLETLEKDTVSTQEEALLDIYRKLRPGEPANVDAAQTLLNNFYFDSRRYDLAKVGRYKINKKLAIEADPKASTLSLEDIVATVKYLLALHQGDKAFAGTRGGEPVEVRVEVDDIDNFANRRIRAVGELIQGQVRTGLARMERTVRERMTTQETDSITPQTLINIRPVVAAIKEFFGTSQLSQFMDQNNPLAGLTHKRRLSALGPGGLSRDRAGMEVRDVHPSHYGRMCPIESPEGPNIGLIGSLATFARINPFGFIETPYRVVEAGKVTDEIRYLTADDEKGHFIAQASSPLNADGSFAERDVLCRVAGEDPTLIARERVDYMDVSARQMVSVAAAFIPFLEHDDANRALMGANMQRQAVPLLTTEAPLVGTGMEMRAAHDSGEMILAAHSGVVSEVSADLIVVSTDEGGRDSYRLEKFERSNPGNCTNQRVIVDEGDRVEVGDVLADGPATSNGEVALGKNLLVAYMSWEGLNYEDAIILSRRVVEEDILTSIHIEEYEVDARETKLGEEEITRDIPNVSEESLADLDERGIIRIGAEVTAGDILVGKVTPKGETELTSEERLLRAIFGEKAREVRDTSLRVPHGEEGIVIGVREFNDDEDDLNPGVRQTVRVYVAQRRKITIGDKMAGRHGNKGVVSKILPVEDMPFLADGTPVDIILNPLGVPGRMNVGQVLEYHLGWLAHQGWDASAAVEAGEEWATHLPADGVTTEPGTPVATPVFDGLEADELAGLLRNVNPNRDGDVLTNYEGKARLFDGRSGEPFPYPISVGYTYMLKLHHLVDDKIHARSTGPYSMITQQPLGGKAQFGGQRFGEMEVWALEAYGAAYALQELLTIKSDDTTGRVKVYEAIVKGEDIPEPGIPESFRVLIQEMRSLCLNVEALDAAGNVIDLREQDEDFNAREDLGITLDARPNAAATIDAI from the coding sequence TTGGCTGCCAACAGCACCGCCAAACAGCCCAGGCACCGCATCTCGTTCGCCAAGCTTCACGAACCCCTCCAGGCCCCCAATCTGCTCGGCCTTCAGGTCGAAAGCTTCGACTGGCTGCTGGGCAACGACGCGTGGAAGGCTCGCGTCGAAGCCGCGCAGGCATCCGGCCGAGGAGACGTCCCCGACGTCTCCGGCCTCGAAGAAATCTTCCATGAGATTTCCCCCATCGAGGATGTCGCAGGCACCATGAGCCTGTCGTTCCACGACCACCGCCTCGAATCCCCCAAGTACTCCATGGAGGAAGCCAAGGCCAAGGACTACACGTACTCCGCCCCCATGTACGTGACCGCCGAGTTCATGAACTATGAAACCGGCGAGATCAAGTCCCAGACCGTGTTCATGGGCGACTTCCCGCTCATGACCCCGCGCGGCACCTTCATCATCAACGGCACCGAACGAGTCGTCGTCTCCCAGCTCGTTCGTTCCCCCGGCGTGTACTTCGAGAAGCTCTCGGACCGCACCACGGACAAGGAGACCTTCGGCGCGAAGGTCATCCCCTCGCGAGGCGCGTGGCTCGAGTTCGAGATCGACAAGCGCGACGCGGTGGGCGTGCGCATCGACCGCAAGCGCAAGCAGTCGGTCACCCACTTCCTCAAGGCCATCGGCATGACCGAATCTGAGATTCGCGACACCTTTGCCGCCTACCCGGTCCTCCTCGAAACCCTCGAGAAGGACACGGTGTCCACCCAGGAAGAAGCCCTGCTCGACATCTACCGCAAGCTGCGCCCCGGCGAGCCCGCGAACGTCGACGCCGCCCAGACGCTGCTCAACAACTTCTACTTCGACTCCCGCCGCTACGACCTGGCGAAGGTGGGCCGCTACAAGATCAACAAGAAGTTGGCCATCGAGGCCGACCCCAAGGCCTCGACCCTCTCCCTCGAGGACATCGTCGCCACCGTCAAGTACCTCCTCGCCCTGCACCAGGGCGATAAGGCGTTCGCCGGCACCCGCGGCGGCGAGCCCGTTGAGGTCCGCGTCGAGGTCGACGACATCGACAACTTCGCCAATCGTCGTATCCGCGCCGTCGGCGAACTCATCCAGGGGCAGGTTCGCACTGGCCTGGCGCGCATGGAGCGCACCGTTCGCGAGCGCATGACCACCCAGGAAACGGACTCGATCACGCCCCAGACGCTGATCAACATCCGCCCCGTCGTGGCCGCCATCAAGGAGTTCTTCGGAACCTCCCAGCTCAGTCAGTTTATGGACCAGAACAACCCGCTGGCCGGCCTGACCCACAAGCGGCGCCTCTCGGCCCTCGGCCCCGGCGGCCTCTCACGCGACCGCGCGGGCATGGAAGTGCGAGACGTTCACCCCTCGCACTACGGTCGCATGTGCCCGATTGAGTCCCCCGAAGGCCCCAACATCGGCCTCATCGGTTCGCTCGCGACCTTCGCGCGCATCAACCCCTTCGGCTTCATCGAGACGCCCTACCGCGTCGTCGAGGCCGGCAAGGTCACCGACGAGATCCGCTACCTGACGGCGGACGACGAGAAGGGCCACTTCATCGCCCAGGCCTCGTCCCCGCTGAACGCCGACGGCTCCTTCGCCGAACGCGACGTCCTGTGCCGAGTCGCCGGCGAGGACCCCACCCTGATCGCGCGCGAACGCGTCGACTACATGGACGTCTCCGCGCGCCAGATGGTCTCCGTTGCGGCGGCGTTCATCCCCTTCCTCGAGCACGACGACGCCAACCGAGCCCTCATGGGCGCGAACATGCAGCGTCAGGCCGTGCCGCTGCTCACCACGGAAGCACCCCTGGTCGGCACCGGTATGGAGATGCGCGCCGCGCACGACTCCGGTGAAATGATCCTCGCGGCCCACTCGGGCGTCGTCTCCGAGGTCTCCGCCGACCTGATCGTCGTGTCCACGGACGAGGGCGGCCGCGACTCCTACCGCCTCGAGAAGTTCGAGCGTTCCAACCCCGGTAACTGCACCAACCAGCGCGTTATCGTCGACGAGGGTGACCGTGTCGAGGTCGGAGACGTCCTGGCGGACGGCCCCGCAACCTCCAACGGCGAGGTCGCACTCGGCAAGAACCTGCTGGTCGCCTACATGTCCTGGGAAGGCCTCAACTACGAGGACGCCATCATCCTGAGCCGCCGCGTCGTCGAAGAGGACATCCTGACCTCCATTCACATCGAGGAATACGAGGTTGATGCCCGCGAGACGAAGCTCGGCGAGGAAGAGATCACCCGCGACATCCCCAACGTCTCCGAGGAATCCCTCGCCGACCTGGACGAGCGCGGCATCATCCGCATCGGCGCCGAGGTCACCGCCGGCGACATCCTCGTCGGCAAGGTCACCCCCAAGGGCGAAACCGAGCTGACCAGCGAGGAGCGCCTGCTGCGCGCCATCTTCGGTGAGAAGGCCCGCGAGGTGCGCGACACGTCCCTGCGCGTCCCCCACGGCGAAGAGGGCATCGTCATCGGCGTGCGTGAATTCAACGACGACGAGGACGACCTCAACCCCGGCGTGCGCCAGACCGTGCGCGTCTACGTCGCCCAGCGGCGCAAGATCACGATCGGCGACAAGATGGCCGGCCGTCACGGAAACAAGGGCGTCGTCTCCAAGATCCTGCCCGTCGAGGACATGCCCTTCCTGGCCGATGGCACCCCCGTCGACATCATCCTCAACCCCCTGGGCGTTCCGGGCCGCATGAACGTCGGTCAGGTGCTCGAGTACCACCTCGGGTGGCTCGCACACCAGGGCTGGGATGCCTCGGCGGCCGTTGAGGCGGGCGAGGAGTGGGCGACGCACCTGCCCGCCGACGGCGTCACGACCGAGCCGGGTACGCCCGTTGCGACCCCGGTCTTCGACGGCCTCGAGGCCGACGAACTCGCGGGACTGCTGCGCAACGTTAACCCTAACCGCGACGGCGACGTCCTGACCAACTACGAGGGGAAGGCGCGCCTCTTCGACGGGCGCTCCGGCGAACCGTTCCCGTACCCGATCTCGGTGGGCTACACCTACATGCTCAAGCTCCACCACCTGGTCGACGACAAGATCCACGCCCGCTCCACGGGCCCGTACTCGATGATCACGCAGCAGCCGCTGGGCGGTAAGGCCCAATTTGGCGGCCAGCGCTTCGGCGAGATGGAGGTGTGGGCGCTGGAAGCCTACGGCGCCGCCTACGCCCTCCAGGAGCTGCTGACCATCAAGTCCGACGACACCACCGGCCGCGTCAAGGTGTACGAGGCCATCGTCAAGGGCGAGGACATCCCCGAGCCCGGCATCCCCGAGTCCTTCCGAGTCCTCATCCAGGAAATGCGCTCGCTGTGCCTGAACGTCGAAGCCCTCGACGCGGCCGGCAACGTCATTGACCTGCGCGAACAGGACGAAGACTTCAATGCGCGTGAGGACCTGGGCATCACCCTCGATGCCCGTCCGAACGCTGCGGCGACCATCGATGCGATCTGA
- a CDS encoding ParA family protein: MLTIAVTNQKGGVGKTTTTYHLARAASLRGIRTLVVDLDPQGNLTDSLADLADGDAGMADVLSAASQLTLDEVVAPTPWEGVHLAPSGADALALVRNELVTGGPGREMRLREAIAPVSGSFDLALIDCAPALDTLAVNAFAAADGILVVSQSRLYSATGLAHLLNTVEAVRAYYNPSVSLMGVIVNQHRARTRQGAHWVDELTTACRKRGLRLFDPPIPDAVAISDTAESGMGLDEWPGAAKLASLYDAHLSTLLAAGSGVL, translated from the coding sequence ATGCTGACTATCGCAGTGACCAACCAGAAGGGCGGGGTCGGCAAGACCACGACCACCTACCACCTCGCGCGTGCCGCGAGCCTGCGGGGTATCCGAACACTGGTGGTTGATTTGGACCCCCAGGGGAACTTGACTGATTCACTGGCCGATCTCGCCGATGGAGACGCAGGAATGGCCGATGTCCTGTCGGCGGCCTCGCAACTCACGCTCGATGAGGTGGTGGCCCCCACTCCATGGGAGGGGGTGCACCTGGCACCGTCGGGCGCCGACGCCCTCGCACTAGTACGCAACGAGCTGGTCACGGGAGGCCCGGGTAGGGAAATGCGGTTGCGCGAAGCCATCGCCCCCGTGTCCGGTTCATTCGACCTCGCGTTGATCGACTGCGCGCCAGCACTCGACACACTCGCCGTAAACGCCTTCGCGGCCGCAGACGGGATCCTCGTAGTCAGCCAGTCTCGCCTGTACTCAGCAACTGGGCTCGCCCACCTCCTGAACACGGTCGAGGCGGTCCGCGCCTACTACAACCCGTCCGTGTCCCTGATGGGCGTGATCGTCAACCAACACCGGGCGCGTACCCGTCAGGGCGCGCACTGGGTCGATGAACTGACGACCGCCTGCCGGAAACGGGGGCTGCGGCTCTTCGACCCGCCGATACCCGACGCGGTCGCCATTTCGGACACCGCAGAATCCGGGATGGGCCTCGACGAATGGCCGGGCGCCGCCAAACTCGCCAGCCTGTACGACGCCCACCTGTCGACTCTCCTCGCGGCCGGGAGCGGTGTCCTATGA
- a CDS encoding glutaredoxin family protein, translated as MMNPTPDAPMLTIYTTPNCPSCRLTRDTLDRAGIAYTIVDLSQRPDLVEQMRSEGLLQAPILDDGTSRSAGFRPDRIRAIVDAATPAHLPARGTQVRVSASAAEVQAHRGRAL; from the coding sequence ATGATGAACCCTACCCCAGATGCCCCAATGCTCACGATCTACACGACGCCGAACTGCCCGTCGTGTCGTCTCACGCGCGACACGCTCGATCGCGCGGGCATCGCGTACACGATCGTCGACCTGAGCCAGCGCCCTGATCTCGTCGAGCAGATGCGCAGCGAAGGACTGCTGCAGGCTCCAATCCTTGACGATGGCACCTCGAGGAGCGCGGGTTTTCGCCCCGATCGGATTCGCGCGATCGTCGATGCCGCTACGCCGGCACACCTGCCTGCTCGAGGAACTCAGGTCCGTGTGTCTGCTTCGGCGGCCGAGGTGCAGGCTCATCGAGGCAGGGCACTGTGA